A single Cryomorphaceae bacterium DNA region contains:
- a CDS encoding OsmC family protein, which produces MKVEIIQNEPFQFSTPSGALPLDIVASPALSGADAAGFRPMELLLTSLAGCMSIDVLNILKKRKQEVTSFKASAEGERTTEPPNAFTSIRVEFEFGGDLDREKVAKAIDLSAEKYCSVYHSLSPSIEISFHFTLL; this is translated from the coding sequence ATGAAGGTAGAAATCATCCAAAACGAGCCCTTTCAATTCAGCACACCTTCCGGCGCTTTGCCGTTGGACATCGTTGCTAGTCCGGCCCTCAGCGGAGCGGATGCGGCCGGCTTCCGTCCTATGGAGCTCTTGCTCACGTCCCTAGCAGGTTGCATGTCCATCGATGTGCTGAACATCCTTAAAAAGAGGAAGCAAGAGGTAACCTCCTTCAAGGCTTCGGCAGAAGGGGAGCGAACCACGGAACCCCCAAATGCCTTTACCTCCATTCGTGTGGAATTCGAGTTTGGGGGAGACCTCGACCGAGAGAAAGTCGCCAAGGCGATTGATTTAAGCGCGGAGAAATACTGCTCGGTATACCACTCCCTTTCTCCCTCCATTGAAATCTCTTTCCATTTCACCCTACTATGA
- a CDS encoding T9SS type A sorting domain-containing protein, which yields MKTSTLLCLVLLAYSVQAQFQNESKIVQPNRAAENYFGYSVDADKNVFIVGAPQSGRFEFAPPHNWGPGQVEFYAQTLTGVINLPYILPSDLGTRDFFGTDVAISGDYAAVGAPQHQLDASGSNPIAAAGAVYIYTFNGSSWIISQKIVSPDRSQGDAFGAAISMSDDALVIASHGEDLDANGQNSMNAAGAVYVYRRNAQGQYILEQKIVASDRAAVDGFGYHVDISGHLILVGAPWHDNDAAGGNFMNLAGAAYLYEFNGTTWNEYSKLVPQDRATGDYFGIHVAVESTFGTLVVGSAFDEATSTGPLYTGTAYIFLYGSASVIELQKIVSSDYEGGEGFGQAIDVVPGIIAVGAFRDIDDLNGQAVIDSSGGAVFLYTPDATGMWSQSQKIISSDRFAGDHFGRTVALSSFDTLGISSQGLVVGAWKDDEDAQGGAFMERSGSIYLYGQSTIGLFEERAEATWTLFPNPSSEAVTISHLPVGQKEITVYDVEGRRVWTGQTSQETLSLRLDGLARGIFTVEVRSGDRVSHRKLLVQ from the coding sequence ATGAAAACCTCCACACTCCTTTGTCTCGTGCTGCTGGCGTACAGCGTTCAAGCACAATTCCAAAACGAATCCAAAATTGTCCAGCCCAACCGAGCAGCCGAAAACTACTTTGGCTACTCCGTGGATGCGGATAAGAACGTATTTATCGTCGGGGCACCGCAATCGGGCCGATTTGAATTCGCACCTCCGCACAACTGGGGCCCGGGTCAAGTCGAGTTCTACGCACAGACCCTGACCGGTGTAATTAATTTACCCTATATCCTACCGAGCGATCTCGGAACTCGGGACTTCTTCGGAACCGATGTTGCCATTAGCGGCGATTACGCTGCGGTTGGCGCGCCCCAGCACCAGTTGGACGCCTCGGGAAGCAACCCCATCGCCGCCGCTGGAGCCGTGTACATCTACACCTTCAACGGATCTTCGTGGATCATCAGTCAAAAAATTGTCAGTCCGGATCGAAGCCAAGGAGACGCCTTCGGGGCCGCCATTTCCATGTCTGACGATGCACTAGTCATTGCCTCCCACGGAGAAGATTTAGATGCCAACGGTCAAAATTCCATGAATGCCGCAGGTGCCGTCTACGTTTACCGACGCAACGCCCAAGGACAGTACATCCTCGAGCAAAAAATTGTCGCTTCAGACCGGGCAGCAGTGGACGGCTTTGGCTACCATGTGGATATTTCAGGCCACCTTATCCTGGTCGGTGCACCGTGGCACGACAACGATGCCGCAGGCGGAAACTTCATGAACCTTGCCGGAGCGGCCTATCTCTATGAATTCAATGGAACCACCTGGAACGAGTACTCGAAATTGGTCCCACAAGACCGTGCTACGGGAGACTATTTCGGCATTCATGTAGCCGTGGAAAGCACCTTTGGAACCTTGGTCGTGGGCTCAGCCTTTGACGAAGCCACTTCAACCGGACCCCTCTACACGGGAACGGCCTATATCTTCTTGTACGGATCGGCCAGCGTCATCGAATTGCAGAAAATCGTGAGCAGTGATTATGAGGGGGGCGAAGGCTTTGGACAAGCCATAGATGTGGTCCCTGGAATCATTGCCGTGGGCGCATTCCGCGATATCGACGACCTCAATGGTCAAGCCGTTATTGACTCTTCAGGGGGCGCAGTATTCTTGTATACCCCAGATGCTACAGGCATGTGGAGTCAAAGTCAAAAGATCATTTCATCGGATCGCTTTGCCGGAGATCACTTTGGCCGCACCGTAGCTCTTTCCTCCTTTGATACCTTGGGAATATCCTCTCAGGGCTTGGTCGTGGGCGCCTGGAAAGACGATGAAGACGCACAGGGCGGGGCCTTCATGGAGCGCTCTGGATCGATCTACCTCTATGGCCAAAGCACTATTGGATTATTCGAAGAGCGCGCAGAAGCGACGTGGACTCTGTTCCCGAATCCGAGCTCCGAGGCGGTGACGATCTCGCATCTGCCCGTAGGGCAAAAAGAAATCACGGTATATGATGTGGAAGGCCGTCGTGTTTGGACGGGGCAGACCAGTCAAGAGACTTTGAGCCTACGGCTCGATGGCTTAGCCCGCGGAATATTCACCGTCGAGGTTCGAAGCGGTGATCGCGTTTCCCATAGGAAGCTATTGGTGCAGTAA
- a CDS encoding glycoside hydrolase family 92 protein — translation MRRLSFLLLALFTAFGLQAQHSQPTSVDDINPFIGTGGHGHTHPSAQSPFGMMQLGPNTRLEGWDGCSGYHYTDSVLLGFSLTHLSGTGIGDYGDLLIGPSRADGALLHMDKSSERASAGHYSVTLENGILLESTAGPRTGILRVVFPEGHRAVLDVDLDHRDYELSTSFEVLSDSSWQGHRYSRGWAQNQKLHFYFESNLPAQTAEVDSLHFTLDFGFVDTVELYIGMSGTDIDGAVKNFGAEGLAYDFAALRARTRAEWAAELDKSYVYHRDADWRAIYATSLYHAYSVPNLWSDVDGRYRGLDDAIHTDTTYEHYTIFSLWDTYRTAHPLYVITQPERTQAFLNGFLDMYDQYGRLPIWELAANETNCMIGYHSVSVIADALAKGYPIDTARALEALDATATYDRSGLLDYIEKGFLSMEDESESVSKTLEYAYDDACISWAANLLGDPEMGAEYNQRATAYRSLVDPETGWMRARDNGQFLADFNPSQVNNHYTEANSYQYSFAPVHDLDYWKGLLEQYLDAPSGNDALYGQLEKLFNAPRETTGRTQADITGLYGQYAHGNEPSHHIAYLYNSTDSVHKTQERVWSIMEQFYQNAPDGLSGNEDCGQMSAWFVMASWGLYPLVPGEARYAVSTPFWDRMEITLPNGAPLNAHVGGTGKYLKSWFTDEDLQATWIDHETLLKGGTWTVERSESPTSFGQGQPYRNSLENETAPAPIIEIPISINKKTVGQVVSPIDKSVTASASGSIQTKGAELIATGTGEIQATSPVDGFGAHESRAKVFWRDDRFEARWESGVPNPQYTAGGPASMVDGIRGDVDWRKGHWVGIQGQNAELQLSANKKMKASEVQVSLLKDIRSWIAYPKAVTVSSQDRKGRWTTWERQEIETPLGVDWSDDIEITELNFQAPSGVVDCAVIKVEFENAGALLDWHLGAGGESFFFVDEVIVE, via the coding sequence ATGCGCCGTCTCTCGTTTCTCCTACTTGCACTGTTCACCGCGTTTGGCCTTCAAGCCCAGCACTCACAGCCTACAAGCGTAGACGATATCAATCCCTTCATCGGCACCGGAGGTCACGGCCACACCCACCCCTCCGCGCAATCCCCGTTCGGCATGATGCAACTCGGACCCAACACCCGCCTCGAAGGCTGGGACGGCTGCAGCGGATACCACTACACGGACAGCGTCCTCCTCGGATTCAGCCTCACCCACCTCAGCGGAACAGGCATCGGAGACTATGGGGATCTTTTGATTGGGCCCTCACGGGCCGATGGGGCACTTCTCCACATGGACAAATCCTCGGAGCGCGCCAGCGCGGGACACTATAGCGTGACCCTAGAAAATGGCATCCTTCTAGAATCCACCGCAGGCCCACGAACAGGCATTTTGCGAGTGGTTTTCCCAGAAGGTCATCGGGCCGTTCTCGATGTGGATCTTGACCATCGGGACTACGAGCTGAGCACCTCTTTTGAAGTCCTATCGGACAGCAGTTGGCAAGGACATCGCTACAGCCGCGGATGGGCACAAAACCAAAAGCTCCATTTCTATTTCGAGTCCAACCTGCCCGCTCAAACGGCGGAGGTCGACTCACTCCACTTTACGCTGGACTTCGGTTTTGTGGACACCGTTGAACTGTACATCGGAATGAGTGGTACAGATATCGATGGAGCCGTGAAAAACTTTGGAGCGGAGGGCTTGGCCTACGACTTCGCGGCCCTTAGGGCCAGAACCCGAGCGGAATGGGCGGCGGAACTCGACAAAAGCTATGTCTATCATCGCGATGCGGATTGGAGGGCCATCTACGCCACTTCCCTGTACCACGCGTACAGCGTTCCCAATTTGTGGAGCGATGTGGACGGGCGCTATCGCGGCTTGGACGATGCCATTCACACCGACACGACCTACGAGCACTACACCATTTTTTCTCTGTGGGACACCTACAGAACCGCGCATCCGCTATACGTCATTACGCAACCTGAGCGCACCCAGGCCTTTTTGAACGGCTTCTTGGACATGTATGACCAGTACGGCCGATTGCCCATTTGGGAACTCGCCGCCAACGAAACCAATTGCATGATCGGTTACCACAGTGTTTCGGTCATAGCGGACGCCTTAGCCAAAGGATATCCCATCGATACGGCCCGAGCTTTGGAGGCCCTCGATGCCACAGCGACCTACGATCGAAGTGGCCTTCTGGACTATATAGAAAAGGGGTTCTTGTCCATGGAAGATGAAAGTGAATCCGTTTCCAAAACCTTGGAATACGCCTACGACGACGCCTGTATTTCTTGGGCCGCAAACCTACTCGGGGACCCCGAAATGGGGGCGGAATACAATCAGCGCGCCACAGCTTACCGGTCCTTGGTTGATCCCGAAACCGGTTGGATGCGCGCTCGAGACAACGGTCAATTCCTCGCCGATTTTAACCCGAGTCAGGTCAACAACCACTACACCGAGGCCAACAGCTATCAATACAGTTTTGCACCGGTACATGACCTCGACTATTGGAAAGGGCTTTTGGAGCAGTATTTAGATGCCCCATCCGGCAACGACGCCCTCTACGGTCAACTGGAAAAGCTGTTCAATGCTCCACGCGAAACCACGGGCCGAACCCAGGCAGACATTACCGGTCTCTACGGCCAGTACGCCCACGGCAACGAACCCTCGCACCACATTGCCTACCTCTACAACAGCACGGATAGTGTCCACAAAACACAGGAACGCGTTTGGTCTATCATGGAGCAATTTTATCAGAATGCTCCGGACGGTCTTTCTGGAAATGAAGACTGCGGTCAAATGAGTGCTTGGTTTGTCATGGCCAGTTGGGGACTGTACCCCTTGGTTCCCGGCGAGGCTCGTTATGCCGTTTCCACGCCGTTTTGGGATCGAATGGAAATCACTTTGCCGAATGGAGCTCCACTGAACGCTCATGTCGGTGGAACGGGTAAATACCTGAAGTCCTGGTTTACCGATGAGGATCTTCAAGCCACGTGGATTGATCACGAGACCCTTTTGAAAGGCGGAACCTGGACCGTTGAACGAAGTGAATCCCCAACATCGTTCGGACAAGGGCAGCCTTACCGCAACAGTTTGGAAAACGAAACAGCCCCAGCACCCATCATTGAAATTCCGATCAGCATCAATAAGAAGACCGTTGGCCAGGTCGTATCCCCCATCGATAAATCCGTGACGGCGTCGGCCTCTGGTTCCATTCAAACAAAGGGCGCGGAACTCATCGCCACAGGAACTGGAGAAATTCAAGCGACTTCGCCCGTTGATGGTTTCGGAGCACACGAGAGTAGGGCCAAAGTCTTTTGGCGCGATGATCGCTTTGAGGCCCGGTGGGAAAGCGGTGTTCCGAACCCCCAATACACCGCCGGAGGACCCGCTTCTATGGTGGACGGGATTCGAGGAGATGTCGATTGGCGCAAAGGCCATTGGGTCGGAATTCAAGGTCAAAATGCAGAACTCCAGTTGAGCGCCAATAAAAAAATGAAAGCCTCCGAGGTTCAGGTGAGTCTGCTCAAAGACATCCGTTCTTGGATCGCCTATCCAAAGGCCGTCACCGTTTCCTCACAAGATCGAAAAGGACGATGGACCACCTGGGAACGACAGGAAATAGAGACGCCGCTCGGAGTCGATTGGTCTGATGACATTGAAATCACCGAACTCAATTTTCAAGCACCTAGTGGCGTGGTAGATTGCGCGGTCATCAAAGTCGAATTTGAAAATGCGGGGGCTCTCTTGGACTGGCATTTAGGCGCTGGAGGAGAGAGCTTTTTCTTCGTCGACGAGGTCATAGTGGAGTAG
- a CDS encoding sugar porter family MFS transporter, translating to MFQNKTIFRTALAVALAGFLFGFDTVVISGANEPIQKLWNTSSWFHGFFIMSMALWGTVVGALFGGIPCDRYGRRKTLIGIGILFTLSAVGSAVAWDPYSFSFFRFIGGLGVGASSVAAPIYISEISGSKERGRLVALYQFNLVLGILIAFISNYLFHGVGGEDDWRWMVGIEALPAALYTIFVIFVPQSPRWLYIHQRDERGALEVLQGLRPDEGAAQAVLDQIKASDDRHAHERSERLWKREYRRPLLLAFLIAFFNQVSGINFVLYYAPVILEQSGLATGESLFSSIAIGGINLLFTFVGLSLIDRAGRRQLLYLGSFGYIISLSLISYGYYTGASSGFILVFILMFIASHAVGQGAVIWVFISEIFPNQVRAKGQAWGVSTHWVMAAIITLVGQVIIDAFPPGFIFALFAGFMVLQLAFTHFLMPETKGVSLEQLEEDVQGS from the coding sequence ATGTTCCAGAATAAAACCATCTTCCGCACCGCCCTTGCTGTGGCCCTCGCGGGGTTCCTTTTTGGCTTTGATACGGTCGTCATCAGCGGAGCCAATGAACCCATTCAAAAGCTCTGGAATACCAGTTCTTGGTTCCATGGATTTTTCATCATGTCCATGGCCTTGTGGGGGACTGTGGTTGGCGCTCTATTCGGGGGCATTCCCTGTGACCGCTACGGTCGCCGAAAGACCCTCATTGGCATCGGAATCCTCTTTACCCTTTCCGCGGTGGGTTCGGCTGTGGCTTGGGACCCGTACAGCTTCAGCTTTTTCCGCTTCATCGGCGGTTTGGGTGTTGGAGCCTCTTCGGTTGCCGCCCCCATTTACATTTCCGAAATCAGCGGATCCAAAGAGCGGGGACGCCTCGTGGCCCTTTACCAGTTCAACCTGGTGCTCGGAATCCTCATCGCCTTCATCAGTAACTACCTTTTTCACGGGGTAGGAGGAGAGGACGACTGGCGTTGGATGGTCGGCATCGAGGCCCTTCCTGCGGCCCTCTACACCATCTTTGTCATCTTCGTGCCCCAGAGTCCTCGATGGCTCTATATTCATCAGCGAGACGAGCGCGGGGCGCTCGAGGTTCTTCAGGGCCTACGGCCCGATGAAGGTGCCGCCCAAGCCGTTCTAGACCAAATCAAAGCTTCAGACGATCGGCACGCTCATGAACGCAGTGAGCGCCTTTGGAAACGCGAATACCGCCGTCCTCTTCTACTGGCTTTTTTGATCGCCTTTTTCAATCAGGTGAGTGGAATCAATTTCGTGCTCTACTACGCTCCGGTCATCTTGGAGCAAAGCGGTCTGGCCACCGGAGAATCGCTGTTCAGCTCCATTGCCATTGGGGGCATCAACCTGCTCTTCACCTTTGTTGGATTGTCCTTGATTGACCGCGCGGGCCGACGGCAATTGCTCTACCTCGGTTCCTTTGGCTACATCATCAGCTTGAGCCTCATTTCCTATGGGTACTACACCGGCGCGTCGTCTGGATTTATTCTCGTCTTCATCTTGATGTTTATCGCCTCTCACGCGGTGGGTCAGGGAGCCGTAATCTGGGTCTTCATATCCGAGATTTTCCCGAATCAAGTGCGAGCCAAAGGACAGGCCTGGGGCGTGAGCACGCATTGGGTCATGGCGGCCATCATAACCCTCGTGGGACAGGTCATCATCGATGCCTTTCCACCGGGTTTCATCTTTGCGCTGTTTGCTGGATTTATGGTCCTTCAGCTCGCCTTCACCCATTTCCTCATGCCGGAAACAAAGGGCGTTTCCCTAGAACAGCTCGAAGAGGATGTGCAGGGCTCTTAG
- a CDS encoding transferase, translating to MSRDQKGIDPSAEIHELALIEENVEIGANTIIGPFCIIREGAKIGSNCKLTAYCEMRENVTVGDHTSFGSRCTISANASVGSRVSVKYGFVLADTPNLQEGDNKSVGSIHDGALIGANVTLMPGFSIGKNAIIGACSQVRSNVGDHEIWYGNPAKFFKKND from the coding sequence ATGAGCAGGGACCAAAAGGGCATAGACCCTAGCGCGGAAATTCACGAACTCGCCTTGATTGAGGAAAACGTTGAGATTGGAGCTAACACGATCATTGGTCCTTTCTGCATTATTCGTGAAGGCGCCAAGATCGGAAGCAACTGCAAGCTGACCGCCTATTGTGAAATGCGCGAGAACGTTACCGTGGGAGACCATACATCGTTCGGTAGTCGATGCACCATCAGCGCGAACGCTTCGGTGGGCAGTCGCGTCAGTGTAAAATACGGCTTTGTCTTGGCCGATACCCCTAATCTGCAAGAAGGGGACAACAAGTCCGTTGGAAGCATTCACGACGGGGCGCTGATTGGTGCCAATGTCACCCTAATGCCCGGCTTCAGCATCGGTAAAAACGCCATTATCGGCGCCTGTTCTCAAGTTCGCTCCAACGTTGGAGATCACGAAATCTGGTACGGTAATCCGGCGAAGTTCTTCAAGAAAAACGACTAA
- a CDS encoding epimerase, protein MNVLLFGASGMVGRGVLLECLDHPQVKSVTAVVRRPLEDQHPKLKQVEHQDFENFESLRAEFQDVDACFYCMGVSSAGMDEAKYTKLTYDYGMAAGRLLHEVNSDMTFTYVSGQGTDSTEKGRTMWARVKGKLENDLLGLGFRRAVMFRPGGIIPRRGIKSRTPLYQFVYDWFGWLLWLMEKLAPNSITDTTKIGLAMINVHLYGTDKSILDPADINALAERAD, encoded by the coding sequence ATGAATGTACTTCTCTTTGGCGCAAGCGGCATGGTCGGCCGAGGCGTTTTGCTCGAATGTTTGGACCACCCTCAGGTAAAATCGGTTACCGCTGTGGTCCGACGTCCACTGGAAGATCAGCACCCCAAGCTCAAGCAAGTTGAACACCAAGATTTTGAGAATTTTGAATCACTTCGCGCTGAATTTCAGGACGTCGATGCCTGTTTCTACTGCATGGGAGTGAGTTCAGCCGGGATGGATGAAGCGAAATACACCAAGTTGACGTACGACTACGGTATGGCCGCTGGCCGCTTACTCCATGAGGTTAATTCGGACATGACCTTTACTTATGTATCCGGCCAAGGAACGGACTCTACGGAAAAGGGTCGGACCATGTGGGCGAGGGTCAAAGGAAAGCTGGAGAACGACCTCCTTGGGCTTGGGTTCAGGCGTGCGGTGATGTTTCGGCCCGGAGGTATAATTCCGCGCCGCGGCATTAAATCGCGGACCCCACTTTACCAGTTCGTGTACGACTGGTTCGGATGGCTTCTATGGCTGATGGAGAAGCTGGCCCCGAACTCCATCACGGATACCACCAAGATCGGACTCGCCATGATCAACGTGCATTTATACGGCACAGATAAGAGCATTCTGGATCCCGCAGACATCAATGCATTGGCTGAGCGCGCCGACTGA
- a CDS encoding T9SS type A sorting domain-containing protein — MKNNYLASWALSLTALFFSFSSFGQWTKVTTPWETFAHTALTVGDEVWIIGGADPFTAEPIDSIMVLDINTNTMIESIEGWGAGGYHSSVEGDSGIYILGGFRSLANNPPAISDTMRVYSNGSWSNVIMPDVIGAAAVVAAQGKIIVGGGYKSLMWNANNQAVGTFSDDVFIYDEATQTWTTEHLSEPRAFLAAATDGNKVAFAGGHNGINSSSAVVDWYDLTTGAWSADVLSQNRGFLSAIYAQGKFYFAGGTIVNITQSDVVDIWDGSAWTTAQLSEKRSLMGIAVSGSQLLFIGGDEKHNINLLSIIEPLDVVDHLNLNTGVWSTSTMNDERVGVAGTTHQGTVYATNGFSPNFNPSLEYLAVSTGLEDQNRASQVFPNPSIESFTWELGIGLMESYKLEVVNTLGQPIEVSHRLIGSNKIEIETANLPSGSYHMTLNSSGQSFSETFLVQ; from the coding sequence ATGAAAAACAACTACTTAGCCTCTTGGGCACTCAGTCTTACTGCCCTATTCTTTTCTTTTTCTTCGTTTGGTCAGTGGACCAAAGTCACCACTCCTTGGGAGACTTTTGCACATACGGCACTTACGGTTGGCGACGAAGTTTGGATTATTGGTGGAGCCGATCCCTTTACCGCAGAGCCCATTGATAGTATCATGGTGTTGGATATCAACACGAATACGATGATCGAGTCCATCGAAGGATGGGGTGCCGGAGGATATCACTCCAGTGTAGAAGGAGATAGCGGTATCTATATACTGGGAGGATTTCGATCATTGGCAAACAATCCACCCGCTATATCAGATACCATGCGGGTTTACTCAAATGGATCTTGGTCTAATGTGATCATGCCCGATGTTATTGGCGCTGCTGCAGTCGTTGCCGCCCAAGGAAAGATTATCGTTGGAGGCGGATATAAAAGTCTGATGTGGAACGCGAATAACCAGGCTGTCGGGACCTTCAGTGACGATGTCTTTATTTATGACGAGGCCACGCAAACCTGGACTACAGAACACCTATCGGAACCTAGGGCATTTCTCGCGGCTGCTACGGATGGAAACAAAGTGGCTTTTGCAGGCGGGCACAACGGAATAAATTCTTCCTCAGCAGTTGTGGATTGGTATGATCTTACAACGGGAGCTTGGAGCGCAGACGTGCTTTCGCAAAACCGAGGATTTTTGTCTGCTATCTACGCTCAAGGCAAGTTTTACTTTGCCGGTGGAACCATAGTGAACATAACCCAATCCGATGTAGTGGATATTTGGGATGGTAGCGCATGGACCACGGCTCAGCTCTCTGAAAAACGCTCGCTCATGGGAATTGCTGTTTCCGGAAGCCAGCTGCTCTTTATAGGTGGTGATGAAAAGCACAACATCAACTTACTCTCCATTATTGAACCGTTAGATGTAGTAGACCATCTTAATCTAAATACCGGAGTATGGAGTACTTCTACGATGAATGATGAACGGGTAGGGGTTGCTGGAACGACTCATCAAGGAACAGTTTATGCCACCAACGGATTCTCTCCGAATTTCAATCCATCTTTAGAATATTTGGCTGTATCCACAGGCCTGGAGGATCAAAACCGCGCTTCGCAGGTGTTTCCGAATCCGTCCATTGAATCCTTTACCTGGGAATTGGGAATTGGACTCATGGAATCCTACAAACTGGAAGTGGTCAATACGCTCGGTCAGCCCATTGAGGTTTCACACCGGCTTATTGGTTCGAATAAAATAGAAATTGAGACGGCGAATCTGCCTTCCGGTTCTTATCACATGACTTTGAACTCATCAGGTCAGAGTTTTTCCGAAACATTTCTCGTTCAATAA
- a CDS encoding cytochrome c, translating to MTKKLLILSSIALFAACSSKLVAPTEADLAGIQEQYPDATLMALNEGKTHYQEVCSNCHALYLPGSYTDDQWAKLVKGMSNKARNNGIQVSDDQEAKIAMYLMAVNER from the coding sequence ATGACCAAGAAACTACTCATCCTTAGCTCTATTGCCCTTTTCGCGGCATGTAGCTCAAAGCTCGTTGCACCTACCGAAGCAGACCTCGCCGGGATTCAAGAACAGTATCCCGACGCCACCCTTATGGCCCTCAACGAAGGGAAAACCCACTACCAAGAAGTGTGCAGTAACTGCCATGCACTATACCTCCCTGGGAGCTACACGGATGATCAATGGGCCAAATTGGTCAAGGGTATGTCCAACAAAGCGCGAAACAACGGAATCCAGGTTTCGGACGATCAAGAAGCGAAAATTGCCATGTACCTCATGGCCGTCAACGAGCGGTAG